The following proteins are encoded in a genomic region of Oncorhynchus gorbuscha isolate QuinsamMale2020 ecotype Even-year linkage group LG11, OgorEven_v1.0, whole genome shotgun sequence:
- the LOC124049146 gene encoding RNA exonuclease 4-like, translated as MMCKVKPEKTDSDASKMPKSSQSQTKKKPLKKTFYQHTKKKEPISKDQGKTKALLPPKDAQQFSTNWKTLLEVFKSNPPPVKRQLFQQNSKKEVPNKPTKDISKKDETHKKPTKDIPKEVAVVHKKPAKNLSKTVTDAKAIKPKQVNSGKGWKDSSVPSKTQVNGIDPGRSGTEQPKAKKRKPSSVQIDSNAQLKKKKVELEEKKPTESDMWFDDVDPDDIEATVGTEAANIMRKIQGTQKTDAQTTESALVKDRAFEGLTKAVAMDCEMVGVGPDGEDSIVARVSLVNQFGKCIYDKFVKPTEKVTDYRTAVSGIRPDDIKNGENVKTVQKEVAEILQGRTLVGHAIHNDLKILFLDHPKKRIRDTQKYKPFKKIVKSGRPSLKLLCREILGVKVQQGEHSSVQDAQATMRLYTVVKKHWEAEIKASHNNPELTKKTKEPRKPKSPKHK; from the exons ATGATGTGTAAAGTCAAACCAGAGAAAACGGACTCTGATGCTTCTAAAATGCCAAAATCCAGTCAGAGCCAAACGAAAAAGAAACCTCTAAAGAAAACGTTTTATCAACACACCAAGAAAAAAGAGCCCATTTCAAAAGATCAAGGTAAAACCAAGGCGTTGCTTCCCCCGAAAGATGCCCAACAGTTTTCAACCAACTGGAAAACGTTACTAGAG GTGTTCAAATCCAACCCCCCTCCTGTGAAAAGACAACTGTTTCAGCAGAACTCAAAGAAGGAAGTCCCTAATAAACCCACCAAAGACATTTCAAAGAAGGACGAGACTCATAAGAAACCAACGAAAGACATTCCGAAGGAGGTGGCGGTGGTGCATAAGAAGCCTGCTAAGAACTTATCAAAGACAGTGACTGATGCCAAGGCAATAAAGCCCAAGCAGGTGAACAGTGGGAAAGGATGGAAGGACAGTTCTGTTCCTAGTAAAACTCAGGTGAATGGGATAGATCCAGGACGATCGGGGACAGAACAGCCCAAAGCCAAGAAGAGGAAACCGAGCAGTGTCCAGATAGACAGCAATGCACAGTTGAAGAAGAAGAAAGTAGAATTGGAGGAAAAGAAACCCACTGA ATCGGACATGTGGTTTGATGATGTGGACCCTGACGACATTGAGGCCACAGTGGGAACAGAGGCAGCCAATATCATGAGGAAGATTCAAGGCACTCAGAAGACAGACGCCCAGACCACAGAGAGCGCGCTGGTCAAGGACAGGGCATTTGAGGG CCTGACCAAGGCGGTGGCTATGGACTGTGAGATGGTGGGTGTGGGGCCAGATGGCGAGGACAGCATCGTAGCCCGGGTCTCCCTTGTCAACCAGTTTGGAAAGTGCATCTATGACAAATTCGTCAAACCCACAGAGAAGGTGACGGACTACAGGACAGCTGTCAGTGGTATCCGACCAGATGACATCAAAAACG GTGAGAATGTGAAGACCGTACAGAAAGAGGTGGCTGAGATCCTCCAGGGGAGAACGCTTGTGGGACACGCCATTCACAATGACCTCAAG ATTTTGTTTTTGGATCACCCAAAAAAGAGAATCAGAGACACCCAGAAGTATAAACCTTTCAAGAAAATTGTGAAG AGTGGTCGGCCCTCTCTGAAACTCCTGTGTAGAGAAATACTCGGTGTCAAAGTACAACAGGGAGAACATTCATCC GTCCAAGACGCCCAGGCGACCATGAGGTTGTACACGGTGGTGAAGAAACATTGGGAGGCAGAGATCAAGGCTAGTCATAACAACCCGGAGTTAACCAAGAAGACAAAGGAACCAAGGAAGCCCAAATCGCCCAAACACAAATGA
- the LOC124049147 gene encoding calcium channel flower homolog, with product MNINEAAAPKPVTDDDGMTWWYRWLCKIVGVLGGVSCAISGVWMCVTVNPLNIAAGVWMVLNAFVLFLCEVPFCCQFIEFANAVAARADKFKPWQKAFFYCGMALFPIFLSFSITTLFGNAIAFATGVLYGLVSLGKKGDAVSYARLNHQKLGDEEKLTGTTDGSI from the exons ATGAACATCAACGAGGCGGCAGCTCCGAAACCTGTCACCGACGATGATGGAATGACATGGTGGTACCGATGGCTCTGTAAAATCGTCGGGGTCCTGGGCGGAGTAT CATGTGCCATCTCAGGAGTGTGGATGTGTGTCACTGTCAACCCTTTAAACATCGCTGCTGGAGTATGGATGGT GTTGAATGCCTTTGTGCTGTTCCTGTGTGAAGTTCCATTCTGCTGCCAGTTCATTGAGTTTGCAAACGCAGTGGCAGCTAGAGCTGACAAATTCAAGCCATGGCAGAAAGCCTTCTTCTACTGCGG GATGGCACTGTTTCCCATATTCCTGAGCTTCTCCATCACCACTTTGTTTGGAAATGCCATTGCCTTCGCTACGGGAGTCCTCTATGGTCTCGTCTCACTGGGCAAAAA GGGCGATGCGGTGAGTTACGCCAGGCTGAATCACCAGAAACTGGGGGATGAGGAGAAGCTGACCGGGACGACTGACGGGTCAATATAG